The genomic stretch caggtaagttcgtttagtctttgaatctctTTGAATCTCtaggtgtgtcgaagtgtccttgagcaagacacctaacccctaactgctctggcgaatgagaggcatcaattgtaaagccgggcacccaccgcacgcgtatcgaccgcgagcgcactacgcgcgtaactgaagcgtagttgaagtactgttattacaacggcagcgggcgacgtcgtctccaccagatgcgaacgcgtcgcgtaccggctgcgaagctcgcgcgacacaagcgaactgaagcgtagtttttcgcttctgttctattttttcggcttgtcgcgcatcacggtggcctgtttatacacataaatatgctctaaaatgctaggtatacatgctctgatttatatttcatccttatattactgggggtgtgtccctagttacctcccagatattttataagcagctaaaaaaaatacaagccttttcattttgtaaaaataaataaataaataaataactggaacctggggaaaaggcaaacttagttttgctgtcttattttgcggagggggtggggtaaattttaaaatacaccacagaaagccatagcctattgaatgacgtagaagtgaatgcaccgagcagcggtttgttagctagagtgttggaaggtagtttttaaccaaccattgctcagcctatttgacttctccgatgtcttcgttcgccgtgctttcaaaaagggcttgttaataaaaatcagataatccacagagctttaaaaaaatcagattatttagtggtcttgccgatgaaaatgcacctattttataaatgaagttgtaagcaagcctttattgcgcttgtacttcaaagcttccggtgttcatggcgttgtggtgttcatatcccttcaagattaaactgttactgtcttttttatgattagctgattttactaaatatgatcctataaatgttttgacgtgaatgacaagacagcacgggaattcccaatggttgattacggattatttattattattatgatcattacatattcttcatgaaattggcacacttgttaaccaagcaaataaattaatacagtttgagattgattgttatgcaggctacgttgcgatttaagattatggtaattcttgaaagcgtttactttctcacgtatttacgagttaacgaaatattaccaaattaacaaactgaaaaaggtctctcactaaagtattcacttaacccataatcaacagtcctgaacaaacgtgaaatacacgatgtaatcccactgcagactgcgagagctactaggaatatatagcttttacgcaagcctttgcgcgacacaaacggaaccagtggagacaccctacgcgccgcgtcgtgctgcttcgccgtgctgcttacgcgacgcttacgcgacgtgtgcggtgggtgcccggcgtaaaacatttgtaaatcaatttggataaaagcgctatataaatgcagtccatttaccatttaccatttgaatctgtcattatgctgagaaatagctaaaccattttatttataggttctgagtttctgtgcaaacacgctaaaacacgctggtataatgaaacaatgacggtaatacatatatagtccgcttcgttccgttgctaccataacataacaaactatcttgtgtctacagctgcagtttctcgctgcaatttctaatattgaatataaacaaaagacgcaatttatgctgtagtctgccaatgtctaaataaataatatggtactctgagcgcaggtagcaggggtggcgagttgatatttagttttttgttactaaaagtttgttagtaaaagctttttgagaggatgaatcattactattctttggcatggatccatttgaagacaatatcgggtgagtttgtttagtctttgaatccgtcattatgctgagagaaatcgtattctcaatttaatctctaaattgactgtaagcttagggttgtaactaggtagttgtttcgtaggtcaCTTAACtagtcttaactattgcttgtatttttgcatagactgcgttgttgctgttcttgtttgtgttagtgttaatcagtttaacctacagggtccaagttgaactatgcggttgttccctgcacttggaacggtaggctactgcgctCTAGgtttttcgacacacttgttcctggttatggttatacacattgttgtacgtcgctctggataagagcgtctgccaaatgcctgtaatgtaatgtaatgtaatattccgtaacaacaagataaacccgacatttgccctaaaatatgccaatacagaagtgaaaacgctgctcattgaataacgaaataaacgagacaaagtttttttaattataccatgtcattccacagtcaatatctgggactaaacattgaataaatatacaatcttaccactggttttacgcgtagagatgtcccttttgaggctgagtggtcatatattgtcttggacaatccatttgtgaaatatacgcgcatttgtgatacctgggtaggctaccttcaaaaatagctgtgtgtaataccacaccagagactgtaaaaaatatggacaaagctactgtgacgtcacccattgcctctccgtgggtctgtaaaacacgttttgaagctcaatggtgggcgcggccatgttctcgatttggagccaaaaccatagagttaagcggtcttgtgattttgtaatgtgacagtccggtgcggaaaagcccatcaacctgaacaaacgattgcagaacgaacttgaggctagctgactgtctgccgttatgttttaaaatatatgatcaaatgtttacggagtttcatttccatccgtgactgtactgtgtcatgtaatcacgttatatgtatgatattaataatacaattctgTTCAGTTATCTTGGCAAAACGactatgcttagctagcatatcagcttgccagtgagctaggtaagctatccgtgctAACCACGCATTAGCAATGTGAACTACAGgagaagaacatcgactgcactgatggtcaatcaatcagagatgtgtagactactagtgatttgactaggctagtTTTCATATAACtttctggtagacctgctgttaactaagcaagttatcgtcgtaggttttcgccagtcagttaatgagccttAACTgttactactccatcgccgtttgtggtgtttacttgctgggtgacgctagctgaccgatcgttcgcaagtcactttttaccgaataaaaattaacactgtcagcggtgatgaACAAAtataccaagtattttaataactgatctacaggcgtgtaaatatgacgcACTtagaagagcaagttttccacctgttgcataaagacaaaaataatgtacattgaatttctaattattattattttcttgctagcttctagctttgtcacattcgtgcagcctagcccaggtagacatttacggaatgtacacgactgacaagccgtcaaacacgtttgacagatggaatatttgccggttagggttagctagctagtcaaatgtcttggtagccgaagttgcaaactgttttagcataggctactggactaccacatatagcacataagcgttagctgattacgctttctgccaactaattatttggttaagtgggctaaaggaaatagtaaaaatgacttggctactgcaaaacttcagaggaggattattttatggtcgtctagtgcagctgtaaatagcacacgctataatgaaaccactacaaaatgggatgcctgcattttctgacttcgcacaggtggaccgtggtcggagccgcaatgtcaaggccaagagacgccacctcccaccccagtgaccacagattgtagcccctactgtagctcagtcctccgcagtaatccggaagtgacgcaagctgtacctcattggttcagaacaaatattggtactgtgcccaaatgacgcaataaatcatgaactCGACCCATggagacaaataaaatacacctattatgactatttgttcttgtgagaaaaaattattgactttgtattttgatcacATTTGTActgtagacttacatggaaaccggatatgaaaacacctatactggagccatccgtagtggcgctagtgagcaaccaggaactacaacaccaggaaatgagcttcaaaaacgaagtctggttttggccgcttgtaccacacctgttgcttacggcgttgtcaccctttttagtataatttggtttgattgacagttaatttattcagtaggtgagagtataagctttctaacgatgtataacatgtctgattttgctttcggaatagcgttttatcggtcagcgtaaccgaaaattttcttatataccagtgtctaaataaataatacggtaggctattatgcgagcagcacgcaggtcgcgtgttgatatttcgtcttttgtttcgttttttctcaatgtcctatctattatttgaaatgtgtattattattctatctgtctatgtgcattctctgctaagctaaGCAATGGATTGAAtttgtctgacgtagtgttgcaccgtataccgaaacttcagcactttttcggtacttaaaaaaataaactgtttggtaATAGAATTTCCTGAcattcggtagttttgtgtcaaatgtaaaagccagggaaatgtgtctcccgcattaccgattgagaggatgaaaactgtaatttgtcagaatcttcgctaggtggcagtagcaactaaggttggcaagtgaggtgacctgcgcttctGCATTCTTCGTGGTTGATACAGCGccagcttagactcagttcacttcaatagcaatagctgttctaatttgtaaatattttattataggaagatgctgtattgttattgaaatatgctgtttttagatatattttaaagtgaaagacctgtttaaagataatttactttacaattgtttcatttttgaaatatatttaatatagttttctatggtttagtgttgtaatactatagtcctatgcttattgatatgttgatcaggcttcaacttaaaggttgttaataaaccaggtttttaatgaaccgtgaattcgaaaatggtcatcccttgtggacattacatttctgatctattaaggtaatttaagtatcgttaggtaccgagtattgaatcagtatcgtttcagtatcaattatcgtgatactaaacctagtattggtatcaaagtcaaaattttggtatcgtgacaacactagtgtgacaccttttttagttgcggcatggaaccgctgcagctgtacatacacaccggGCCATTTAactgttacgacatgccatctaagtgttacatcatagtaaaggcctttacgggaagcggccaggacacatccatggcgacgcaactaagtcatccgccagcgtctcttagcacagaattggccataagtcatcaatattttatacaatcatcatgatattcagtagatatgtttgggtgaaggtatatgctcatgaggacaaagccattttaaaattgctgcatagggggcgcgatagtgccaatgcttggacgcctcccaacgccgcttgcggctttaattattataattattattacagaaaAGTATGATGAACAACAGTATATCAATAACGatgtaataaaaacagcaaaccaataatacaataaatactactactattcctactactactaataatgcACCTTTGCCTGATTTATCATACTTACCCATGTAGGACCAgagacattttctaaaaatagCCACTCCTTTGCATGTGTTTAAACCAAAAAGGGAATCTCTGCATGAGCTCAGGGGGCAGGACTCCAGGAGGGTATTTAAACATGAGAGAGCACCACATCCTGTCATAAAATCATGGAGGCGATGTGGACCACACTGGTTCTAGCACTGATGGCTGGAGCTCTCACACAGGCAAAGGGAAGGTCAGGGTCTGGGTGCACACTGCAGGGAACCCCCAGGCCTGCTTCAGTCTCCGAACCTGGGGACTTTGTGATCGGAGGCGTTTTTACCATCCACTACAAATTGATCACCGCTGAGCATAACTACACCAGCCGACCCAAAGCGCCGCAGTGTACGGGGAGGTCAGTGAAGAGAGGCAGAGCATTGTACAATGTGGCCACTGTGGAGACAGTCATATGTTCAGATTCTGGGAATGCATATTTATTAGtataaacaaaatgtgttgtgaAATTAATTACTTAGATCAATTGCAGAGTGTAGCTAAATATACTGTTATTTAAATTGCTCAACATTTATAATATGATCTCAACAGGTTTACTccaagtctttaaaaaaaagcctgttaAGTTAATACATGCTATCgttgttttattatgttataAAAAAGTAAGATATATTTTCTATCATTCTCAAGATAAGGCATTGTATGTCCTTGCAAGCGTGATGTAGTCACAATTAGATCAAAAGAGAAAATTTagcaactttaaaaatatacatgttcTGCAATTTTAGAAGTCAAataagtataaaatatataaatgagcTTGGGCTATGTATAACCCCAGTACCAAGataacctttttaaaataatgtgtttgttttcatggtGAGCCCATATAATACTTCTTTCTtaattgaatataaatataaaccatagccaatcaaataaaaaagttgcatgttctgttatgtttatttcaatatttttgacacTGTATATTGTTGTTCACAACAGGTTGGATTTCCGGCAAATGCGCTTTGCTAGAACCATGGTTTTTGCCATCAAGGAGATCAACAACAGCTCAGAGCTCCTGCCAGGTGTAACTCTGGGCTACCAGATCCATGACTCCTGTGCCTCTGTGCCAGTGGCTGTGAAGGTGGCATTCCAGCTGGCCAATGGCATTGAGCCAGTTTTCTTTCCCACCCAGTCCTGCTCAAAGTCTGCCACTGTGCATGCTGTTGTGGGCGACTCTGGCTCCACTCCTTCCATCGCCATGTCCAGAATTCTCGGACCCTTCGGCATCCCCCAGGTGAGCTCCATCTGCCCAGTCCCCATTGCATGTTCCAATAAATTACCTGAAATTCTTATGATATAATCATCCttgcattcaaaaatgtatttgaaataaatatagagATGAGCCATTAATATATAGGATATTGTCTTCATATTATGCCTTTATGTAGCCAACAGAcacatagaaaatatttttcaataataaGCCGGACATTTTCATGGCAATTTGGTCTTACTTTTGGTTTTGTAAATAAACACCTATAGCCAAAATATTTCTTGCAGATTAGATTTCTCCTACAGGAAACTTTGAATTTGCTGAATGACTACAGAAATTTGTGCACAGTGCTAGTGTATTAGTGCTGAATAGACAGACATAAGTTGGTATGTATGAAGACAAATATGTTGATTCACGAATATTCTTGGTTAGAATTAAGTTACATTCACTGTTTAAAATTTGCATCTTTTCTTTCATGGAGCTATAGGTGAGCTATTTTGCCACCTGTGCCTGTCTTAGTGACAAGCTACAGTTCCCCACCTTCTCCAGGACCATCCCCAGTGACTACTACCAGGCCGCTGCCCTGGCTAGACTAGTCAAGCATTTTGGCTGGACGTGGATTGGAGCGGTGCGGAGTGACTCAGACTATGGGAACAACGGGATGGCCGCCTTCCTGCAGGCTGCACAGGCAGAGGGCATCTGCGTGGAGTACTCAGAGGCACTCTACAGGACAAACCCTCGCGCAAAAGTGCGACACGTGGCAGAGGTCATCAGCAGGTCCACGGCCCGCGTCGTTGTGGCGTTCATTGCCTCGGGCGACATGCTGGTCTTGCTGTCTGAGCTGGAAGGCAGGCTGATGACCCCGCTACAGTGGATTGGGAGTGAGGACTGGGTCACTGACCGCATGATGTTGCAGTTTCGTCTGTTTAGCGGTGCCATCGGCTTTGGCATCCCCCGCTCAGTCATTCCAGGGCTGCGGGACTTCCTCTTGGACCTGGGGCCGGCACAGGTTTCCCACTCACCGCTCCTCACAGAGTTCTGGGAGAGCGCTTTTGGCTGCAGCCTGGGGGGAAGTCAGACTGTAGCGGGTCAGAAAACATGCGATGGAAACCAGAATCTGCGAGATCTGCAGAACCCCTACACAGACACGTCCCAGTTGCGCATCTCCAACATGGTGTACAAGGCTGTGTATGCAATAGCCCATGCCATACACAGCATCATCTGCACAGATGAACCTAACGCTCCACCCCATTGCAACACAAGTATCCGAGTTGAGCCACTGCAGGTAAACAGTCCAGCACACAATTTTTCAACTATAAAGGGTTTAA from Anguilla anguilla isolate fAngAng1 chromosome 12, fAngAng1.pri, whole genome shotgun sequence encodes the following:
- the LOC118209464 gene encoding extracellular calcium-sensing receptor-like, producing MAGALTQAKGRSGSGCTLQGTPRPASVSEPGDFVIGGVFTIHYKLITAEHNYTSRPKAPQCTGRLDFRQMRFARTMVFAIKEINNSSELLPGVTLGYQIHDSCASVPVAVKVAFQLANGIEPVFFPTQSCSKSATVHAVVGDSGSTPSIAMSRILGPFGIPQVSYFATCACLSDKLQFPTFSRTIPSDYYQAAALARLVKHFGWTWIGAVRSDSDYGNNGMAAFLQAAQAEGICVEYSEALYRTNPRAKVRHVAEVISRSTARVVVAFIASGDMLVLLSELEGRLMTPLQWIGSEDWVTDRMMLQFRLFSGAIGFGIPRSVIPGLRDFLLDLGPAQVSHSPLLTEFWESAFGCSLGGSQTVAGQKTCDGNQNLRDLQNPYTDTSQLRISNMVYKAVYAIAHAIHSIICTDEPNAPPHCNTSIRVEPLQVMEHLRKVNFSRNGYAVSFDANGDPVATYELVNWQVTRDGNMEFMTVGHYDASARDGQVFIIKKNITWAGSQLQVPVSVCSDSCLPGTRKAMLKGRPVCCYNCVPCAEGEISNATDSLNCITCPADYWSNAEKDECLPKPVEFLSFHEILGIILAACSVTGACLAITVAAVFYRHRDTPIVKANNSELSFLLLFSLKLCFLCSLTFIGRPSEWSCMLRHTAFGITFVLCISCVLGKTIVVLMAFRATLPGSTVMKWFGPLQQRLSVLAFTLIQVLICVLWLTISPPFPYKNMKHYKEKIILECDVGSAVGFWAVLGYIGLLSVLCFALAFLARKLPDNFNEAKFITFSMLIFCAVWITFIPAYVSSPGKFTVAVEIFAILASSFGLIICIFVPKCFIILFRPEQNTKKHMMGKMPSQSL